The following coding sequences are from one Primulina eburnea isolate SZY01 chromosome 15, ASM2296580v1, whole genome shotgun sequence window:
- the LOC140813960 gene encoding photosystem II repair protein PSB27-H1, chloroplastic, producing MASPTLITPTGAAAAAASSKSFPPVKSRLTSNPTAPPSIASLPIHRRDLISLSAGFLFLSHVKHALAASDDEYAKETAEAIKKVRATLTLDKNDPNIAAAVSELREISNGWVAKYRKEKTLLSRSSFREMYSALNAVSGHYISFGPTAPMPVKRKQRILEEMDTAEKALSRGS from the coding sequence ATGGCCTCCCCAACTCTCATTACCCCCACAggcgccgccgccgccgccgcctccAGTAAATCCTTTCCCCCAGTCAAGTCAAGACTCACCTCAAACCCAACTGCCCCACCCTCCATAGCCTCGCTACCCATTCACCGCCGCGACCTCATATCTCTGTCAGCCGGTTTCCTGTTTCTATCACATGTCAAACACGCATTGGCTGCCTCGGACGATGAATACGCGAAGGAGACGGCGGAGGCGATAAAAAAGGTGAGAGCTACCCTGACCCTGGACAAGAATGACCCCAACATCGCCGCCGCGGTTTCGGAGCTGAGGGAAATCTCCAACGGTTGGGTGGCGAAGTACAGGAAGGAGAAAACCCTGCTGAGTCGGTCGTCGTTCCGCGAGATGTATTCGGCTCTGAATGCTGTTTCGGGCCATTATATTAGCTTCGGCCCGACGGCTCCGATGCCTGTGAAGAGAAAGCAGAGAATCCTGGAGGAGATGGACACTGCGGAGAAGGCGCTATCTAGGGGAAGCTAG